A window of the Oscillospiraceae bacterium NTUH-002-81 genome harbors these coding sequences:
- the miaA gene encoding tRNA (adenosine(37)-N6)-dimethylallyltransferase MiaA: MKPLIILTGPTAVGKTALSISLAKAVGGEIISADSMQVYRHMDIGSAKIRPEEMDGVPHHLIDVLEPWEEFHVVRFQQLVKEAMAGIYERGHIPILTGGTGFYIQAIVKDIDFTENGEDSSYRENLERRAREEGCEALHRELAAVDPESAAQIHPNNVKRIIRALEYYEQTGQPIFAHNEEQKEKPSPYNYAYFVLTDDREVLYERIARRVDQMLSDGLVEEVKRLREMGCSRELVSMQGLGYKEILAYLEGEMSLDEAVYVLKRDTRHFAKRQLTWFRREKEVIWLDKREFDRQEERILEKMLDICHAKNILPISEISNSMNTDCMTGDKQSFKS, from the coding sequence GTGAAACCACTTATTATCTTAACAGGCCCCACAGCCGTGGGAAAAACAGCCCTCTCCATTTCTCTGGCAAAAGCCGTGGGCGGAGAGATCATATCTGCGGATTCCATGCAGGTGTACCGGCACATGGACATCGGCTCGGCCAAGATCCGGCCGGAGGAAATGGACGGCGTTCCCCATCACCTCATTGACGTGCTGGAGCCCTGGGAGGAGTTTCATGTGGTGCGCTTCCAGCAGCTGGTGAAGGAGGCCATGGCAGGTATTTATGAACGGGGGCACATCCCCATCCTCACCGGCGGCACCGGTTTTTATATCCAGGCCATTGTCAAAGACATTGATTTCACGGAGAACGGAGAGGACAGCAGTTACCGGGAAAACTTGGAACGGCGGGCTCGGGAGGAAGGCTGCGAAGCCCTGCACCGGGAGCTGGCGGCGGTGGATCCGGAAAGCGCAGCCCAGATCCATCCCAACAATGTGAAACGGATCATCCGGGCGCTGGAATATTACGAACAGACGGGACAGCCCATCTTTGCTCATAACGAAGAGCAAAAGGAAAAGCCGTCTCCGTACAATTATGCTTACTTTGTGCTGACCGATGATCGGGAAGTGCTCTATGAGCGGATCGCCCGGCGGGTGGATCAGATGCTCTCCGACGGGCTGGTGGAGGAAGTAAAACGCCTGCGGGAAATGGGCTGCAGCCGGGAGCTGGTGTCCATGCAGGGACTGGGGTATAAAGAAATCCTTGCCTATCTGGAGGGAGAAATGTCCCTGGACGAAGCCGTCTATGTGCTGAAACGGGACACAAGACATTTTGCCAAGCGGCAGCTCACCTGGTTTCGCCGGGAAAAAGAAGTCATCTGGCTGGATAAACGGGAGTTTGACCGGCAGGAAGAACGAATTCTGGAAAAAATGCTGGATATCTGCCATGCGAAGAACATCCTTCCCATTTCCGAAATATCAAATTCTATGAATACAGACTGCATGACAGGTGACAAGCAGTCTTTCAAATCTTAA
- a CDS encoding FAD-dependent oxidoreductase — MYQINQVKVPYGATGEQLKKAAAKQAGLDGSVFSSFRIVKESLDARKKPQIFRVCNVQVTLTSEKKAAAALKKGKLLKVQEKPYTLPAAGTETLKHRPVIIGSGPAGLFCGLLLAKAGYAPLLLERGASAPERKERLEQFWAGGILDVRANAQFGEGGAGTFSDGKLNTLVKDPFGRNREVLRIFAEAGAPEEILYMNKPHIGTDILIEVIQNLRKEICALGGEVRFFSQVTDLDITDGKLTGLTINNEEKTAADVVVLAIGHSARDTFEMLREKPLHMEAKAFAVGVRIEHPQAMIQASQYGANCPYELPAASYKLTHTAENGRGVYSFCMCPGGYVVNASSEEGRLAVNGMSYHDRDSANANSAMIVTVTPEDFPSQDPLGGVAFQRALEEKAFALGAGRIPQQLFGDFCAGKVSEAYGDFASCTKGATAFANLRELFPEAVNAALEEGIQASGRKIRGFDRADAILSGVESRTSSPVRISRDERCQSPVQGIYPCGEGAGYAGGITSAAMDGMKVAEEIIKRYAPPRHC, encoded by the coding sequence ATTTATCAGATCAATCAGGTGAAGGTTCCTTATGGAGCCACCGGGGAACAACTGAAAAAAGCAGCGGCAAAGCAGGCGGGATTGGACGGGAGCGTTTTTTCTTCTTTTCGAATCGTGAAGGAATCACTGGATGCCAGAAAAAAGCCTCAGATTTTCCGGGTGTGCAACGTGCAGGTCACACTGACATCAGAGAAAAAAGCGGCAGCAGCCCTGAAAAAAGGGAAGCTCTTAAAGGTACAGGAGAAACCCTACACATTGCCTGCCGCCGGAACAGAAACCTTAAAGCACCGGCCGGTGATCATCGGCAGCGGCCCGGCAGGACTGTTCTGCGGCCTGCTGCTGGCAAAAGCCGGGTATGCGCCGTTGCTTCTGGAGCGGGGCGCATCGGCACCGGAGCGGAAGGAACGGCTGGAGCAGTTCTGGGCAGGTGGCATATTGGATGTGCGGGCCAATGCCCAGTTCGGAGAAGGCGGCGCCGGGACGTTTTCTGACGGAAAGCTGAACACACTGGTGAAGGATCCCTTTGGCCGGAACCGGGAAGTACTGCGGATCTTTGCCGAAGCGGGAGCGCCGGAGGAGATTCTGTACATGAACAAGCCCCATATCGGCACCGACATTCTCATCGAGGTGATCCAGAATCTGCGAAAAGAAATCTGCGCCCTGGGCGGTGAGGTGCGCTTTTTCAGCCAGGTGACAGATCTGGACATCACGGACGGGAAGTTGACCGGCCTTACGATTAACAATGAGGAAAAAACAGCGGCGGATGTGGTGGTGCTGGCCATCGGCCACAGTGCCCGGGATACCTTTGAAATGCTGCGGGAAAAGCCGCTGCATATGGAGGCCAAGGCGTTCGCCGTGGGCGTGCGCATCGAGCATCCCCAGGCCATGATCCAGGCATCCCAGTACGGGGCCAATTGCCCATACGAGCTTCCTGCGGCCAGCTACAAGCTGACCCATACGGCAGAAAACGGCAGGGGTGTGTATAGTTTTTGTATGTGTCCCGGCGGCTATGTGGTCAATGCGTCCTCGGAGGAAGGTCGGCTGGCCGTCAACGGTATGAGCTATCATGACCGGGATTCCGCCAACGCCAACAGCGCCATGATCGTCACGGTGACGCCGGAGGATTTTCCGTCGCAGGATCCGCTGGGCGGTGTGGCTTTTCAGCGGGCACTGGAAGAGAAAGCCTTTGCCTTAGGAGCGGGCCGGATCCCCCAGCAGCTGTTCGGGGATTTCTGTGCAGGAAAGGTGTCCGAAGCATACGGGGATTTTGCAAGCTGTACCAAGGGCGCGACTGCCTTTGCCAATCTGCGGGAGCTGTTTCCCGAGGCGGTCAATGCGGCACTGGAAGAGGGGATTCAGGCCAGTGGCCGGAAGATCAGAGGCTTTGACCGGGCTGATGCGATCCTATCTGGCGTGGAGAGCCGGACGTCATCGCCGGTGCGGATCAGCCGGGATGAGAGGTGCCAGTCACCGGTGCAGGGCATCTATCCCTGCGGGGAAGGCGCCGGATATGCCGGGGGAATCACGTCTGCAGCCATGGACGGCATGAAAGTGGCGGAGGAGATTATTAAGAGATATGCGCCTCCGCGCCATTGTTAA
- a CDS encoding methionine gamma-lyase family protein yields the protein MNEEIKNMYAALGIQPDVLAFGEDILKNLESRFQEIDTVAEYNQLKVLKAMQDHKVSDIHFAATSGYGYNDMGRDTLEEVYASAFHAEAALVRPQITCGTHALAIALHGNLRPGDELLSISGKPYDTLEEVIGIRPSIGSLAEYGVTYRQVDLLPDGNFDFEGIRAAIGPKTKLVEIQRSKGYQTRPTLSVKKIGEAIAFVKSIRSDIICMVDNCYGEFVETIEPTDVGADMAVGSLIKNPGGGLAPIGGYIVGSRACVEQAAYRTTCPGLGQEVGANLGIIQSFYQGFFLAPTVVASALKGAIFAANVYEKLGFPVVPNGTESRHDIIQAVEFGTPEGVIAFCKGVQSAAPVDAHVTPEPWAMPGYDSDVIMAAGAFVQGSSIELSADGPIKPPYAVYFQGGLTWPHAKLGILMSLQKCKEAGVVKL from the coding sequence ATGAACGAAGAGATCAAAAATATGTACGCCGCCCTGGGTATCCAACCGGATGTGCTGGCGTTCGGCGAGGACATTTTGAAAAATCTGGAAAGCCGTTTTCAGGAGATCGATACGGTGGCGGAATACAATCAGTTAAAGGTGCTCAAAGCCATGCAGGACCATAAGGTCAGCGATATCCATTTCGCGGCCACCAGCGGTTACGGCTACAATGATATGGGCCGGGATACGCTGGAGGAGGTGTATGCATCTGCGTTTCATGCGGAGGCGGCACTGGTGCGTCCCCAGATCACCTGCGGCACCCATGCGCTGGCCATTGCGCTGCACGGCAATCTGCGCCCCGGGGATGAGCTGCTGAGCATTTCCGGCAAGCCCTATGATACGCTGGAGGAGGTCATCGGCATCCGGCCCTCCATCGGTTCTCTGGCAGAGTATGGCGTTACTTACCGCCAGGTAGACCTGCTGCCCGATGGCAATTTTGATTTCGAGGGCATCCGCGCAGCCATCGGTCCGAAGACGAAGCTGGTGGAGATCCAGCGCTCCAAGGGCTACCAGACCCGGCCGACGTTGAGTGTGAAAAAGATCGGAGAGGCCATTGCTTTTGTGAAAAGCATCCGCTCCGACATCATCTGTATGGTAGATAACTGTTACGGGGAATTTGTGGAAACCATCGAACCTACAGACGTGGGTGCGGATATGGCAGTCGGCTCCCTGATCAAAAATCCCGGCGGCGGCCTGGCCCCCATCGGCGGCTATATCGTGGGCAGCCGTGCCTGCGTGGAGCAGGCGGCATACCGGACAACCTGCCCGGGCCTGGGACAGGAGGTTGGCGCCAACTTAGGCATCATCCAGTCCTTTTATCAGGGCTTTTTCCTGGCACCTACCGTGGTGGCCAGTGCCCTGAAAGGCGCGATTTTTGCAGCCAATGTGTATGAGAAATTAGGTTTTCCTGTGGTGCCAAACGGCACGGAGAGCCGCCACGACATCATTCAGGCGGTGGAATTTGGCACACCGGAGGGCGTCATTGCTTTCTGTAAGGGCGTGCAGAGCGCCGCACCGGTGGATGCCCATGTGACGCCGGAGCCCTGGGCCATGCCCGGTTACGACAGCGATGTGATCATGGCCGCGGGCGCGTTTGTGCAGGGTTCCTCCATCGAATTGTCCGCAGATGGCCCCATCAAACCGCCCTATGCGGTTTATTTCCAGGGCGGCCTGACCTGGCCCCACGCTAAGCTGGGTATTCTCATGTCCCTGCAGAAATGTAAGGAAGCAGGCGTGGTAAAGCTGTAG
- a CDS encoding DUF4321 domain-containing protein has product MKKNSWALFLLILAGIVLGGFIGSLASDAGVFGWLGYGQSFGMDSPLVLNLGVLVITFGLSIHITMASIIGVVIAIIIYRLL; this is encoded by the coding sequence ATGAAGAAGAACTCCTGGGCCCTGTTCCTGCTCATTCTTGCCGGCATTGTACTGGGTGGATTTATCGGCTCGCTGGCATCGGATGCAGGGGTGTTTGGCTGGCTTGGCTACGGCCAGAGCTTCGGGATGGACAGTCCGCTTGTGCTGAATCTGGGTGTGCTTGTCATAACGTTCGGACTGTCGATTCATATTACCATGGCCAGTATCATTGGCGTGGTCATTGCCATTATCATTTATCGGCTGCTGTAG
- the radC gene encoding DNA repair protein RadC, with protein sequence MKRMEQREQTASEERKGILSLPPEERPYEKCLEQGCQALSDAELLAVIIRTGAVGDTSVELARRVLDLGGRQGNLAGLCGLSVQELTSVKGIGRVKAIQIQCIAELSRRMAKSRARDGLCFHDPASIADFYMEDLRHEEREQCRVMMLNTRSMLLAEKQLSVGTVNASLISAREIFLEALKCQAVYIILIHNHPSGDPHPSREDILLTKRVWEAGELIGISLLDHIIIGDRSYVSLREENLM encoded by the coding sequence ATGAAAAGAATGGAACAACGAGAACAGACGGCATCGGAGGAACGAAAGGGCATCTTAAGCCTGCCTCCGGAGGAGCGCCCCTATGAGAAATGCCTGGAGCAGGGCTGCCAGGCGCTGTCGGATGCAGAGCTTCTGGCCGTGATCATCCGCACAGGGGCAGTGGGAGATACGTCTGTGGAGCTGGCCAGAAGGGTACTGGATCTGGGCGGCAGACAGGGGAATCTGGCAGGCCTTTGCGGGCTGTCCGTGCAGGAGCTGACTTCTGTGAAGGGCATCGGTAGGGTGAAAGCCATACAGATTCAGTGTATTGCGGAGCTTTCCAGGCGCATGGCCAAGAGCCGGGCGCGGGACGGCTTATGCTTTCATGATCCCGCCAGCATCGCGGATTTCTATATGGAAGATCTGCGGCACGAGGAGCGGGAGCAGTGCAGAGTGATGATGCTGAATACGAGAAGCATGCTGCTGGCAGAAAAGCAGCTGTCCGTGGGCACGGTCAATGCTTCTCTCATATCTGCCAGAGAAATTTTTCTCGAGGCACTCAAATGCCAGGCAGTATATATTATTCTGATACACAATCACCCCAGCGGAGATCCGCATCCCAGCAGGGAAGACATTCTGCTGACCAAGCGGGTATGGGAAGCCGGGGAGCTGATTGGGATTTCGCTTCTGGATCATATCATTATCGGAGACAGAAGCTATGTAAG
- a CDS encoding NAD(P)/FAD-dependent oxidoreductase: MDVLVIGAGASGLMAAITAAKNGAKVTLLEKGAKAGRKLAITGNGRCNLTNTKIDEESFRGEHPDFAFGAFGQFDVQDTVRFFSSIGIYTKNRDHGLYPYSDQAPQVVQLLMEEAQRRKVKCKCSTEITKLEKKDGRFLAHTDGWTYEADACILACGSKAAPETGADGSGYDLAAGFGHTMVPVLPALTGLKAEKSRYPKLAGLRCDGRVTVRCGDVCTSSRGELQFTSYGISGIPTFQVSHQAVRCWAEGKLVELSVNFLPDFTEAQQRAFLDARLQQAPDRSAGSFLAGLFHQKLIEVLLLEAGIKTGTAMAAVPAEKKEKLYGLIQAMPAKMTGYMDFSHAQVCSGGVSTEEIDRETMESRLVPGLYFAGELVDIDGACGGYNLQWAWSSGHCAGLHAVTK; this comes from the coding sequence ATGGATGTATTGGTGATCGGTGCGGGTGCATCGGGCCTGATGGCAGCCATCACGGCAGCCAAAAACGGGGCGAAGGTGACGCTTCTGGAAAAGGGCGCGAAAGCCGGGCGGAAGCTGGCGATAACCGGCAACGGCAGATGCAATCTGACGAACACGAAGATCGACGAAGAGAGCTTTCGGGGGGAACACCCGGACTTTGCTTTTGGTGCTTTCGGGCAGTTTGACGTGCAGGACACGGTCCGTTTCTTTTCCTCCATCGGTATCTATACGAAAAACCGGGATCACGGCCTGTATCCCTACTCTGACCAGGCGCCCCAGGTGGTGCAGCTTCTCATGGAGGAGGCACAGCGCCGGAAGGTAAAATGCAAATGTTCTACGGAGATCACGAAGCTGGAAAAGAAAGATGGCCGTTTTCTGGCCCACACAGACGGGTGGACGTACGAGGCGGACGCCTGCATTCTGGCCTGCGGTTCCAAAGCCGCGCCGGAGACCGGGGCGGACGGCAGCGGATATGACCTGGCAGCAGGATTTGGACATACGATGGTTCCTGTGCTCCCGGCACTCACCGGGCTGAAAGCGGAGAAAAGCCGGTATCCGAAGCTTGCCGGGCTTCGCTGTGACGGACGGGTGACGGTTCGCTGCGGGGACGTGTGCACCTCCTCCCGGGGCGAATTGCAGTTTACTTCCTATGGCATTTCCGGTATCCCCACCTTTCAGGTGAGCCATCAGGCGGTGCGATGCTGGGCCGAGGGAAAGCTGGTGGAGCTGTCCGTGAATTTCCTGCCGGATTTTACAGAAGCGCAGCAGCGAGCCTTTCTGGATGCAAGATTGCAGCAGGCTCCTGACCGGTCGGCAGGCAGTTTTCTGGCAGGCCTGTTTCATCAGAAGCTCATCGAGGTGCTGCTTCTGGAAGCCGGCATCAAGACGGGAACGGCAATGGCGGCTGTCCCTGCAGAGAAAAAAGAGAAGCTGTACGGACTGATCCAGGCGATGCCGGCAAAGATGACCGGATACATGGATTTTTCCCATGCCCAGGTGTGCAGCGGCGGTGTCAGCACGGAAGAAATCGACAGAGAGACGATGGAATCCAGGCTGGTGCCCGGACTTTATTTTGCCGGGGAACTGGTGGACATTGACGGCGCCTGCGGCGGCTACAATCTGCAGTGGGCCTGGTCCAGCGGGCACTGCGCAGGGCTTCACGCAGTAACGAAGTAA